From the Pelecanus crispus isolate bPelCri1 chromosome W, bPelCri1.pri, whole genome shotgun sequence genome, one window contains:
- the LOC142596584 gene encoding LOW QUALITY PROTEIN: uncharacterized protein LOC142596584 (The sequence of the model RefSeq protein was modified relative to this genomic sequence to represent the inferred CDS: inserted 2 bases in 1 codon), which translates to MKGEEIKIGCRVINGSAHEKASQISVSHTTSNPTGKDVKLCAPETLDCWYNFTLTQSVLVVCLWAHYNIGLSFRFKIDITEPGTITRAPIVTNRKSLPPQISGIGPYVIKNTGQQRILFNPLWSLKQVELLMQTNISTIKPTCSPFLHASYTGWLTWLHKQTLTSPKQIKRDVTSIIGAGLGVLNNIDAEILMNKLSTTANDLSKLEHPLRSSLSTLGTNQWLVAGILSEWERINEKDHQLIMNALGTAQTNLSLALSCIQAQWWIQSTVTTIIREGEEGTLPTEIRKIIWDNATQFERDFQSWWHLINFTYNPTDNKTTAFVLTIRNASVYTIYPIIALGLNYNGAVLYPLKHRVWARQTENKWQTIDVDAYIVREQQGFICESNTIKAQDICLDTEQSVCHFEIHPNQAPETVLIYTGQGCICMRTLCDSVSVDDITIDIYNHSNTCICNFIHITGCDFNYSAPALTHQLLRSNYMLYQNLSPTPIGMNLTLVKKLLQHSDLDRLLKRIQIHGQKTLITIHHDREXIHRILEQVRKDREHHWWDTLFGWSPTATGILNQLLHPTIILLIFTVLCLLLNVVLYVKVWKIDRQLTLLPTPPRIYETV; encoded by the exons atgaaaggggaagaaatcaAAATAGGATGCCGGGTGATCAATGGGTCTGCCCATGAAAAGGCATCTCAGATCTCTGTGTCCCACACTACATCAAACCCAACAGGGAAGGATGTAAAACTTTGTGCCCCTGAAACCCTGGACTGTTGGTACAATTTTACTCTAACACAGTCTGTTCTTGTAGTCTGCCTGTGGGCTCACTACAACATAGGGCTATCCTTCAGATTCAAAATAGACATTACTGAACCTGGTACAATAACACGTGCCCCTATTGTGACTAACAGAAAATCACTACCTCCACAAATTTCTGGAATTGGACCGTATGTgatcaaaaatactggacaacAACGAATATTATTTAACCCATTATGGTCCCTTAAACAGGTGGAACTCCTCATGCAGACCAATATCTCTACAATTAAGCCCACCTGCTCACCATTCTTGCATGCGTCCTATACAGGATGGTTAACGTGGTTACATAAACAAACCCTCACATCCCCAAAGCAAATAAAGAGAGATGTCACAAGTATTATAGGGGCAGGATTGGGAGTCTTGAATAATATAGATGCTGAAATTCTCATGAATAAATTAAGCACAACAGCAAATGATTTGAGCAAATTAGAACACCCCTTGCGGTCTTCTCTGTCCACATTAGGCACTAATCAATGGCTCGTAGCTGGCATATTGTCTGAGTGGGAAAGAATTAATGAAAAGGACCACCAGCTAATCATGAATGCACTAGGCACAGCTCAAACCAATCTTTCCCTCGCTCTTAGTTGTATTCAGGCCCAATGGTGGATACAATCTACTGTAACAACAATTAtaagagaaggtgaggagggaACCTTACCTACAGAGATTCGAAAGATAATCTGGGATAATGCAACCCAGTTTGAACGAGACTTCCAATCCTGGTGGCATCTAATCAATTTTACCTACAACCCCACTGACAATAAAACCACAGCTTTCGTACTGACAATACGCAATGCTTCGGTATACACCATCTACCCAATCATTGCGCTGGGATTAAACTACAACGGAGCCGTACTTTACCCCTTAAAACATAGAGTATGGGCCCgacaaactgaaaataagtgGCAAACTATTGATGTCGATGCATATATTGTGCGAGAGCAACAGGGGTTTATCTGTGAAAGTAATACTATTAAAGCCCAAGACATTTGTCTCGACACCGAACAGAGTGtctgtcattttgaaatacatcccAATCAGGCCCCTGAAACTGTACTTATATACACTGGACAGGGATGCATTTGTATGAGAACCCTCTGTGACTCCGTATCTGTAGATGACATCACTATAGATATATATAATCACTCAAACACTTGTATCTGTAATTTTATCCACATCACAGGATGTGACTTTAACtattcagctcctgctttaaCCCATCAATTGCTACGATCTAACTATATGCTGTATCAAAACTTATCACCTACCCCCATCGGAATGAATCTCACACTAGTGAAAAAACTGTTGCAGCACAGTGACCTGGATCGACTACTAAAAAGAATTCAAATTCATGGACAAAAGACTCTGATTACTATCCATCATGACAGAGA GATACATCGCATCCTAGAACAGGTCAGAAAAGACCGGGAACATCACTGGTGGGATACCCTATTCGGATGGTCACCAACAGCAACAGGGATTCTGAATCAACTATTACACCCTACTataattttgcttatttttaccGTATTATGTTTGCTATTGAATGTAGTCTTATATGTTAAAGTGTGGAAAATAGATAGACAACTAACATTGTTACCAACACCTCCTCGCATATATGAAACTGTTTAA